The following coding sequences are from one Thermaerobacter subterraneus DSM 13965 window:
- a CDS encoding dodecin family protein has protein sequence MPDVVKVIELVGESTKDWTDAVSNAVAEACKTIDNVSGVEVANLTANVDNGRIVEWKANVKVAFKVDNSRRGV, from the coding sequence GTGCCTGACGTGGTGAAGGTCATCGAGCTGGTCGGCGAGTCCACCAAGGACTGGACCGATGCCGTTAGCAACGCGGTGGCGGAAGCCTGCAAGACCATCGACAACGTCTCCGGCGTGGAGGTCGCCAACCTGACGGCGAACGTGGACAACGGCCGGATTGTCGAGTGGAAGGCCAACGTCAAGGTGGCCTTCAAGGTCGACAACAGCCGGCGCGGCGTCTGA
- a CDS encoding SpoVA/SpoVAEb family sporulation membrane protein, with protein MARASKEQTQAYQKAVQRILPPKPIARNALMAFLVGGSICTAGQVVLNLLKNAGLPATDAASWTAAAFILIGLFLTGLGVYDDLGRVGGMGAFLPITGFANSIGSAAMEFKREGWVLGLGARMFQIAGPVIVYGVAAATVMAGLLTLLGGTRAALGGP; from the coding sequence ATGGCAAGGGCAAGCAAGGAGCAGACCCAGGCGTACCAGAAGGCGGTCCAGCGCATCCTGCCCCCCAAGCCCATCGCCCGCAACGCGTTGATGGCCTTTCTTGTCGGCGGCAGCATCTGCACGGCCGGGCAGGTGGTCCTCAACCTGCTGAAGAACGCCGGCCTGCCGGCCACCGACGCCGCTTCCTGGACCGCGGCGGCCTTCATCCTGATCGGGCTTTTCCTGACGGGGCTGGGGGTGTACGACGACCTGGGCCGGGTGGGTGGCATGGGGGCCTTCCTGCCCATCACGGGCTTTGCGAACTCCATCGGCTCGGCGGCCATGGAGTTCAAGCGCGAGGGCTGGGTGCTGGGGCTGGGGGCCCGCATGTTCCAGATCGCCGGCCCGGTCATCGTCTACGGCGTCGCCGCCGCCACGGTGATGGCGGGCTTGCTGACCCTGCTGGGCGGCACCCGGGCCGCCCTGGGCGGGCCCTGA